One genomic window of Bradyrhizobium sp. B124 includes the following:
- a CDS encoding SDR family NAD(P)-dependent oxidoreductase, with translation MSADGIILVTGGSRGIGAATATLLADEGHRVVIVDIAPEPLVGAAAILWPAPFDVASESAVITGIADIEKAHGPITGLVNAAGVFGKMHPIEQVRMEQWDREVNIDLRGTFLVARSVGIGMAKRRHGAIVNVASVAGMTSGPIHAYTAAKAGVIQITQTLAAEWGRSGVRVNAVSPGFTRTVALEAGIASGALNKDLLARPTAMNRLVEPMEVAQAIAWLLSPQSSGVTGINLPVDAGYIVGTTWAAYGGLPDAPAS, from the coding sequence ATGAGCGCCGACGGCATCATCCTCGTCACCGGCGGCAGCCGCGGCATTGGCGCGGCGACCGCAACGCTGCTTGCCGATGAGGGCCATCGCGTCGTCATCGTCGACATCGCGCCCGAGCCGCTGGTCGGAGCGGCCGCCATCCTCTGGCCGGCGCCGTTCGACGTCGCGAGCGAAAGCGCCGTCATTACCGGCATCGCCGATATCGAGAAAGCGCACGGACCGATCACCGGCCTCGTCAACGCGGCCGGCGTGTTCGGCAAGATGCACCCGATCGAGCAGGTGCGGATGGAACAATGGGACCGCGAGGTCAATATCGACCTGCGCGGCACCTTTCTGGTCGCGCGCAGCGTCGGCATCGGCATGGCGAAGCGGCGGCATGGCGCGATCGTCAACGTCGCCTCGGTGGCCGGCATGACGTCGGGCCCGATCCACGCCTATACCGCGGCGAAGGCCGGCGTCATCCAGATCACGCAGACGCTCGCCGCCGAATGGGGCCGTTCCGGCGTTCGCGTCAATGCGGTGTCGCCCGGCTTCACCCGCACCGTGGCGCTCGAGGCCGGCATCGCGTCGGGCGCCCTGAACAAGGATCTGCTGGCCCGCCCGACCGCAATGAACCGGCTGGTCGAGCCGATGGAAGTGGCTCAGGCGATCGCCTGGCTGCTCTCGCCGCAGAGCAGCGGCGTGACCGGCATCAACCTGCCGGTCGATGCCGGCTACATCGTGGGCACCACCTGGGCCGCCTATGGTGGCCTGCCGGACGCACCGGCGAGCTGA
- a CDS encoding glutathione S-transferase N-terminal domain-containing protein, with protein sequence MTEGRYRLIGSTASPYAIKLRALMRYRRIPHDWVIMTKILRAATAHLKPMLIPVLQYPDGSYRGETTTLAYDLEARHQGRSVIPEDKATAFVCDLLEDLADEWAVKPLFLYRWWDPEDQTYVSRWAGEEWSTSDAAAGSREETEEFRQRQISRMVILGATEENRPLLEESYRRTLAAFEPHVGMTNYLFGSRPSLADFAWFGQLSEMATDPTPMRIMREHAPFTDHWVRRLDDASGVEGNWYPREQALGGFAEALLRIAGELYLPFLAANADAFGKGLERLEINVWRLPYALAPFKYQVKCLQQLREKFAALDAGDRAALKPVLERTGCWAILNGG encoded by the coding sequence ATGACGGAGGGCCGCTATCGCCTGATCGGTTCGACCGCGTCGCCCTATGCGATCAAGTTGCGGGCGCTGATGCGCTACCGGCGGATCCCGCACGACTGGGTGATCATGACCAAGATCTTGCGCGCGGCGACTGCGCATCTGAAGCCGATGCTGATTCCGGTGCTGCAATATCCCGACGGCAGCTACCGCGGCGAGACCACGACGCTGGCCTATGATCTGGAAGCGCGTCACCAGGGGCGCTCGGTGATCCCGGAGGATAAGGCCACAGCCTTCGTCTGCGATCTGCTCGAGGATCTCGCCGACGAATGGGCGGTGAAGCCGCTGTTTCTCTATCGCTGGTGGGATCCGGAAGATCAGACCTATGTCTCGCGCTGGGCGGGAGAGGAGTGGTCGACGTCGGACGCCGCGGCCGGCAGCCGCGAGGAGACCGAGGAGTTCCGGCAGCGGCAGATTTCCCGCATGGTCATTCTCGGCGCCACCGAGGAGAATCGTCCGCTGCTGGAGGAGAGCTATCGCCGGACGCTTGCGGCGTTCGAACCGCATGTCGGCATGACGAATTACCTGTTCGGAAGCCGACCGTCGCTGGCGGATTTCGCCTGGTTCGGGCAGCTCAGCGAGATGGCGACCGACCCGACCCCGATGCGGATCATGCGGGAACACGCGCCGTTCACCGATCACTGGGTGCGGCGGCTCGATGATGCGTCCGGTGTGGAGGGAAACTGGTATCCGCGCGAGCAGGCGCTCGGCGGGTTCGCCGAGGCGCTGCTGCGGATCGCGGGCGAGCTCTATCTGCCGTTCCTGGCCGCCAATGCGGATGCATTTGGGAAGGGCCTCGAACGGCTTGAGATCAACGTCTGGCGACTGCCTTACGCGCTGGCGCCGTTCAAATATCAGGTCAAGTGCCTGCAGCAGCTGCGCGAGAAATTTGCAGCGCTCGATGCGGGCGATCGTGCGGCGTTGAAGCCCGTGCTGGAACGCACCGGATGCTGGGCGATCCTGAATGGAGGCTGA
- a CDS encoding ABC transporter substrate-binding protein has product MTRTRKPGISRRSTLALMGAGAVSFAAPWAARAQAKTIKIGMPTILSGRVAQLGTSSRNAVMLEVEKVNAAGGLAGRQIEMVIRDSKGQPQEAARIARELVNTDGCEMLLDGEASSGSFAVHEVARDLGVLCIHTCSEASSLTADPKQHIPNAFRCVRQGIHDSIVGAGYAAGIAKAKGLKKWATCSPDYAYGRDTTGEFVLYLKKFAPDVEIISESWPKLFQPDYTEVVTKILQAKPQALYSCLWGGDLTSYIDQANIYAMFNQMEVFAVNMADYTALTVVKNLPKGIHSGDRYIKTFPPTPENAAWGDAYKAKYNEYPTNWSWQNATAVMFLTEAVKKANSTDGKKVAEALTGLTIKCPFGADGTVTMRADDHTLVGYAIGWGTTIPQEPYVPDVKAGDWKTIFELEAEWKKSKGYT; this is encoded by the coding sequence ATGACGAGGACCCGGAAACCGGGCATCAGCCGGCGCTCGACGCTTGCGCTGATGGGCGCCGGTGCGGTGAGCTTTGCTGCGCCATGGGCGGCGCGCGCACAGGCCAAGACCATCAAGATCGGCATGCCGACCATTCTGTCGGGTCGCGTCGCGCAACTCGGGACGTCCTCGCGCAATGCGGTGATGCTGGAAGTCGAGAAGGTCAATGCCGCAGGCGGCCTTGCCGGGCGGCAGATCGAGATGGTGATCCGCGATTCCAAGGGACAGCCGCAGGAAGCCGCGCGGATTGCGCGCGAGCTCGTCAACACCGACGGCTGCGAGATGCTGCTCGATGGCGAGGCATCGTCGGGATCGTTCGCGGTCCACGAGGTGGCGCGCGATCTCGGCGTGCTCTGCATCCACACCTGCTCGGAAGCATCGTCGCTGACGGCCGATCCCAAGCAGCACATCCCGAACGCCTTCCGCTGCGTGCGGCAGGGCATTCATGACTCGATCGTCGGCGCCGGCTATGCGGCAGGGATCGCCAAGGCCAAGGGCCTGAAGAAGTGGGCGACCTGCTCGCCCGACTACGCCTATGGCCGCGATACGACCGGCGAGTTCGTGCTGTACCTGAAGAAGTTCGCGCCCGATGTCGAGATCATCAGCGAATCCTGGCCGAAGCTGTTCCAGCCCGATTACACCGAGGTGGTGACCAAGATCCTGCAGGCCAAGCCGCAGGCGCTCTATTCCTGCCTGTGGGGTGGCGATCTCACGTCCTACATCGACCAGGCCAACATCTACGCGATGTTCAACCAGATGGAGGTGTTCGCGGTCAACATGGCCGACTACACCGCGCTCACGGTGGTGAAGAACCTGCCCAAGGGCATCCACTCCGGCGACCGTTACATCAAGACATTCCCGCCAACGCCGGAGAATGCAGCCTGGGGCGATGCCTACAAGGCGAAGTACAACGAGTATCCGACCAACTGGTCCTGGCAGAACGCGACGGCGGTCATGTTCCTCACCGAGGCCGTCAAGAAGGCGAACTCGACCGACGGCAAGAAGGTCGCAGAGGCCCTCACGGGCCTCACCATCAAATGCCCGTTCGGTGCCGACGGCACCGTCACAATGCGCGCCGACGACCACACGCTGGTCGGCTACGCGATCGGCTGGGGCACCACGATCCCGCAGGAGCCCTACGTGCCCGACGTCAAGGCCGGAGACTGGAAGACCATCTTCGAACTCGAAGCCGAGTGGAAGAAGAGCAAGGGCTACACCTGA
- a CDS encoding DsbA family protein: MEKPRVRIYTDYKSPYAYVANKRLFELEETLGVELEWLPYTLRIPEFMGTVEARTPHFWRKVRYSYMDARRFANAQGLIMKGPRRIYDAFYASAGMLFAQRHGLFRPYHDMVFRGFWNHELEIDELSEIAGVIAAIGGSTEAFEAYVRGPARAEHDRIIDEAEALGVFGVPSMVFNGELFWGGDRIDMLIERIKKPETISVALGSRHRT; the protein is encoded by the coding sequence ATCGAAAAGCCGCGCGTACGCATCTACACCGACTACAAGTCTCCCTATGCCTATGTCGCCAACAAGCGACTGTTCGAGCTCGAGGAGACCCTTGGCGTCGAGCTGGAATGGCTGCCCTACACGCTTCGCATCCCTGAATTCATGGGCACGGTCGAGGCGCGCACGCCGCATTTCTGGCGCAAGGTGCGCTACTCCTACATGGATGCGCGGCGGTTCGCGAATGCGCAGGGACTGATCATGAAGGGCCCGCGCCGAATCTATGATGCCTTCTACGCCAGCGCCGGGATGTTGTTCGCGCAGCGCCACGGGCTGTTCCGGCCCTATCATGACATGGTGTTCCGGGGGTTTTGGAACCACGAGCTGGAGATCGACGAGTTGTCGGAGATTGCGGGCGTGATCGCCGCGATCGGCGGTTCCACTGAGGCGTTCGAAGCCTATGTTCGCGGCCCTGCCCGCGCGGAACACGATCGCATCATCGACGAGGCCGAAGCGCTCGGCGTTTTCGGCGTGCCCAGCATGGTGTTCAACGGCGAACTGTTCTGGGGCGGCGACCGCATCGACATGCTGATCGAGCGGATCAAGAAGCCCGAGACGATCTCGGTCGCGCTCGGCAGCAGGCACCGGACCTAA
- a CDS encoding NAD(P)/FAD-dependent oxidoreductase: MNIELSRKHLDLSSAIAEGDIRVLLMVLVHMTGDEKWLEPPYKPKRDVRLIPDPDAGVPKEIKDEIRAAVLNLFANGTPKPVITDPGDELMLRMMRATLGENVAPEYAPLMREEMGFVPRDARWRERPSDERLAQQHVLIVGAGVCAIALGVALGRLGIPYTIVEKQDEIGGTWYVNRYPGCGVDTPNHSYSFSFGARNPWTRYFAQRQELLDYLLKVVREYGIREHVRLSTELVASRWDEAKRRWISTLKTANGEETFESTALVSAIGQLNDPLPARFEGDEDFKGLKVHSALWSDDVKLDGKHVAVIGTGATAMQLVPSIADRVASVTVYQRTAQWARPVKGYSDPITDGAQWLLAHLPFYVQWYRFNMFWRYGDGLLPFLRKDPAWPHPDRAVNKGNDRHRQELAEFILSELKDRPDLIEKCMPTYPPYGKRILLDNNWFKTLTRPNVELITDKIDHFAADGIVTADGTFRPHDVIVISTGFKVSEMAARLNITGRDGKNLKQAWRDDNPTAYLGLTVPDFPNLFLMLGPNSGPAHGGSVIFQSECQSRYISACLVEMIENDIAAIDVHPDAHDEYIRNVDAEHEQLIWTHPGMTTYYRNRSGRVFSAMPWRFVDYWKMTHDPDFTQYRKTKSRQES, encoded by the coding sequence ATGAATATCGAGCTTTCGCGCAAACACCTCGATCTGTCCTCCGCCATCGCCGAGGGCGACATCCGCGTACTGCTGATGGTGCTGGTGCACATGACCGGCGACGAGAAGTGGCTCGAGCCGCCGTACAAGCCGAAGCGCGACGTCCGCCTGATCCCCGATCCGGACGCCGGCGTGCCGAAGGAGATCAAGGACGAGATCCGCGCCGCCGTCCTGAACCTGTTCGCGAACGGAACGCCGAAACCCGTCATCACCGATCCCGGCGATGAGCTGATGCTGCGGATGATGCGCGCGACGCTCGGCGAGAACGTCGCGCCGGAATATGCCCCGCTGATGCGCGAGGAGATGGGATTCGTTCCCCGCGATGCCAGATGGCGCGAGCGCCCTTCCGACGAACGACTGGCGCAGCAGCATGTGCTGATCGTCGGCGCCGGGGTCTGCGCGATCGCGCTCGGTGTTGCGCTCGGGCGGCTCGGCATTCCCTACACGATCGTCGAGAAGCAGGACGAGATCGGCGGCACGTGGTACGTCAACCGCTATCCCGGCTGCGGCGTCGATACGCCGAACCACTCCTATTCGTTCTCGTTCGGCGCCCGCAATCCGTGGACCCGCTATTTCGCACAGCGCCAGGAATTGCTCGACTATCTGCTCAAGGTCGTGCGCGAATACGGCATCCGCGAGCACGTCCGCCTCTCGACCGAGCTCGTCGCTTCGCGCTGGGATGAAGCCAAGCGCCGCTGGATCTCGACGCTGAAGACCGCGAACGGCGAAGAGACGTTCGAGTCCACCGCGCTGGTCAGCGCGATCGGGCAGCTCAACGATCCCTTGCCTGCCCGCTTTGAGGGAGACGAGGATTTCAAGGGCCTCAAGGTTCATTCGGCGCTGTGGTCGGACGATGTCAAGCTGGACGGCAAGCATGTCGCCGTGATCGGCACCGGCGCGACCGCGATGCAGCTGGTGCCGTCGATCGCAGACCGTGTCGCCTCGGTCACCGTCTACCAGCGCACCGCGCAGTGGGCGCGGCCGGTGAAGGGCTATTCCGATCCGATCACCGACGGCGCGCAGTGGCTGCTGGCGCACCTGCCGTTCTATGTGCAGTGGTATCGCTTCAACATGTTCTGGCGTTACGGCGACGGATTGTTGCCGTTCCTCCGCAAGGATCCGGCCTGGCCGCATCCGGACCGCGCCGTCAACAAGGGCAACGACCGGCATCGCCAGGAGCTGGCCGAGTTCATCCTCTCCGAGCTGAAGGACCGCCCTGATTTGATCGAGAAGTGCATGCCGACCTATCCGCCTTACGGCAAGCGCATCCTGCTCGACAACAACTGGTTCAAGACGCTCACCAGGCCGAATGTCGAGCTGATCACTGACAAGATCGACCATTTCGCTGCGGACGGAATCGTCACGGCCGACGGCACATTCCGGCCGCACGACGTCATCGTGATCTCGACCGGCTTCAAGGTCTCGGAGATGGCGGCGCGTCTCAACATCACTGGCCGCGACGGCAAGAACCTCAAGCAGGCGTGGCGCGACGACAATCCGACCGCGTATCTCGGCCTCACCGTGCCTGACTTTCCCAACCTGTTTCTGATGCTCGGCCCCAACTCGGGACCCGCGCATGGCGGCAGCGTGATCTTCCAGTCGGAATGCCAGAGCCGCTACATCTCCGCCTGCCTCGTCGAGATGATCGAGAACGATATCGCCGCGATCGATGTGCATCCCGACGCGCACGACGAATACATCCGCAACGTCGATGCCGAACATGAGCAGCTGATCTGGACGCATCCGGGCATGACGACCTACTACCGCAACAGAAGCGGCCGCGTGTTTTCGGCAATGCCGTGGCGGTTCGTCGACTATTGGAAAATGACGCACGATCCGGACTTCACCCAGTATCGAAAGACCAAGTCGCGACAGGAGTCCTGA
- a CDS encoding branched-chain amino acid ABC transporter permease yields MDLDALASCLSSPACLVTQTTSGLIIGMLLFLVAVGLTLIFGVLKVVNFSHGAFYMFGAYFAMTAYQLTGSFALAILSGAVGTALLGLIFERAFMSRVYGRDVLMQLLVCYAFVLIFDDVVRMIWGPEFRSMGMPAAFQVPPLFIAGGVVPPYYLLLIGVALVAAAVLGLGLARSRIGKVIRAAAHNPGMVSALGINTGLIYGGVFALGGMLAGLAGALAAPVRSLTPGMGFSVLIESFIVTVIGGMGSILGALIGALLIGLIRSFGSLGFPLFTEGLMYLFMVIVLVSRPTGLFGKEVA; encoded by the coding sequence GTGGACCTCGACGCGCTCGCCAGTTGCCTCAGCAGTCCTGCATGCCTGGTGACGCAGACCACCAGCGGCTTGATCATCGGCATGCTGCTGTTTCTTGTCGCCGTCGGGCTGACGCTGATCTTCGGCGTGCTCAAGGTGGTCAATTTCAGCCACGGCGCCTTCTATATGTTCGGCGCCTATTTCGCGATGACGGCCTACCAGCTCACCGGCAGCTTTGCGCTGGCGATCCTGAGCGGCGCCGTCGGCACCGCGCTCCTCGGTCTGATTTTCGAACGCGCCTTCATGAGCCGCGTCTACGGCCGCGATGTGCTGATGCAGCTTCTGGTTTGCTACGCCTTTGTGCTGATCTTCGACGATGTCGTCCGCATGATCTGGGGGCCTGAATTCAGGTCAATGGGTATGCCGGCAGCGTTCCAGGTGCCGCCGCTGTTCATCGCCGGCGGCGTAGTGCCGCCATACTATCTTCTGCTGATCGGGGTGGCGCTCGTGGCCGCGGCGGTTCTCGGGCTGGGGCTGGCGCGTTCCCGGATCGGCAAGGTGATCCGTGCGGCTGCGCACAATCCCGGGATGGTGTCGGCGCTCGGCATCAACACCGGGCTGATCTATGGCGGCGTGTTCGCGCTCGGCGGCATGCTGGCGGGGCTGGCCGGAGCGCTTGCCGCGCCGGTGCGCTCGCTGACGCCGGGCATGGGTTTCTCGGTCTTGATCGAGTCCTTCATCGTCACCGTCATCGGCGGCATGGGCTCGATCCTGGGCGCGCTCATCGGTGCGCTCCTGATCGGCCTGATCCGTTCCTTCGGATCGCTCGGCTTCCCGTTGTTCACCGAGGGGCTGATGTATCTCTTCATGGTGATCGTGCTGGTGTCGCGTCCGACCGGCCTGTTCGGCAAGGAGGTCGCATGA
- a CDS encoding TetR/AcrR family transcriptional regulator produces the protein MTQATSAKVTKLNRVERNAWTKQKIFDAATKVVGKYGYAEASVARITEAAGVAQGTFYNHFENRQELLDQLLPKIGLDMVRFIHARTGTANEARQEVERFSAFFDFIREVPEFLRILNEAEFFAPIGYQKHFDNISSAYVRILQRARAAGATNTFSDEEFEAIVQVLMGARGYLSRRYSYSEQGVTAVPDYVITAYQKLVTRGLFTTSDKGRKS, from the coding sequence ATGACGCAAGCGACATCCGCCAAAGTGACAAAACTCAACCGGGTCGAGCGCAACGCCTGGACCAAGCAGAAGATCTTCGACGCCGCGACCAAGGTCGTCGGCAAATACGGCTATGCCGAAGCCTCGGTTGCGCGCATCACCGAAGCCGCCGGTGTGGCGCAAGGCACGTTCTACAATCATTTCGAGAACCGCCAGGAGCTGCTCGATCAGCTGCTGCCGAAGATCGGCCTCGACATGGTCCGCTTCATCCATGCACGCACCGGCACTGCCAACGAAGCACGGCAGGAGGTCGAGCGCTTCAGTGCCTTCTTCGACTTCATCCGCGAGGTGCCCGAGTTTCTCCGCATCCTCAACGAGGCCGAGTTCTTCGCGCCGATCGGCTACCAGAAGCATTTCGACAATATTTCGAGCGCCTATGTCCGGATCCTGCAGCGCGCGCGGGCCGCGGGCGCCACCAACACCTTCAGCGACGAGGAGTTCGAGGCCATCGTCCAGGTCTTGATGGGTGCGCGCGGCTATCTCAGCCGCCGCTATTCCTACTCCGAGCAAGGCGTCACCGCCGTGCCCGACTACGTCATCACGGCCTACCAAAAGCTGGTGACGCGCGGCCTGTTCACCACGAGCGACAAGGGAAGAAAGTCATGA
- a CDS encoding branched-chain amino acid ABC transporter permease, with protein sequence MTELQAGQGAQPLEVPRIDARPQRYRDVLIALAAFVLLALLPMAFGSKQLLDFVIRCAAYGLFATSLNLLVGYTGLISFGHGMFFGLGAYGFGLMMQKTGVPIPVAFVATLAMTFVVAVVIGAICVRLKEIYFAFVTLAFQMLIHSTILSWQSLTGGDQGLRGGIPRPPFLGIDLSNHLHLYITSCALLVIGLFLMRQIAQSPFGYTLRMIRDNATRASFIGIDVWRAKLTIFVLAALFAATGGIIMALFVSGAYPEFAYWTISGEGIFINMLGGVTTFLGPMVGTVLLLILNDTVTRLTEYHGIVLGIVILFFAIGLRKGLMDFVVEWFAQRRGEGRG encoded by the coding sequence ATGACCGAGTTGCAGGCCGGGCAGGGCGCGCAGCCCCTCGAGGTGCCCCGGATCGACGCCAGGCCGCAGCGCTATCGCGATGTGCTGATCGCGCTCGCGGCCTTTGTGCTGCTCGCGCTGCTGCCGATGGCGTTCGGCAGCAAGCAGCTGCTCGACTTCGTGATCCGCTGCGCAGCCTACGGATTGTTCGCGACGTCGCTCAACCTTCTGGTCGGCTACACCGGACTGATCTCGTTCGGGCATGGCATGTTCTTCGGCCTCGGCGCCTATGGTTTCGGCCTCATGATGCAGAAGACCGGTGTGCCGATCCCGGTGGCCTTCGTCGCCACGCTGGCGATGACTTTCGTCGTCGCCGTCGTCATCGGCGCGATCTGCGTGCGGCTGAAGGAGATCTATTTCGCCTTCGTCACGCTGGCGTTCCAGATGCTGATTCATTCGACCATCCTGTCGTGGCAGTCGCTGACCGGCGGCGACCAGGGACTGCGCGGCGGCATTCCGCGGCCGCCGTTTCTCGGCATCGACCTCTCGAACCATCTGCATCTCTACATCACGAGCTGCGCGCTGCTGGTGATCGGGCTGTTCCTGATGCGCCAGATCGCGCAGTCGCCGTTCGGCTACACGCTGCGCATGATCCGCGACAATGCCACGCGGGCGAGCTTCATCGGCATCGATGTCTGGCGCGCGAAGCTGACTATCTTCGTGCTAGCGGCGCTGTTCGCGGCGACTGGGGGCATCATCATGGCGCTGTTCGTCTCCGGGGCCTATCCCGAATTCGCCTACTGGACAATCTCGGGCGAGGGCATCTTCATCAACATGCTCGGCGGCGTCACGACCTTCCTCGGGCCGATGGTCGGAACGGTGCTGCTGCTGATCCTCAACGACACCGTCACCCGCCTGACCGAGTATCACGGTATCGTACTCGGCATCGTGATCCTGTTCTTCGCCATCGGTCTGCGAAAGGGCTTGATGGACTTCGTTGTCGAATGGTTCGCGCAGCGTCGTGGCGAGGGGCGCGGCTAG
- a CDS encoding AMP-binding protein codes for MINLSSFIAFHARRTPDRCALKYRGEDVSYADFDLRIRQVGSWLATRGIAPGDVVAVLMKNSTAFLELVFATSHIGAVFLPINYRLSADEIGYIVGNSGARLLVADEEFAAIAAGDAPVVLLGEVAQSSITNLAPDIAPAPIHVRQPRDLMRLMYTSGTTDRPKGVMLTYENIYWKSADQTLVLGLSADTRLLVVGPLYHVGALDLPGIAVLWHGGMLCIHRTFEPEPALAAIERERLNAAWFAPVMTTALLTCPNRERYDVSSLQWAIGGGEKTPEVRIRAFSDHFKNARYIDAYGLTESCGGDTFMEAGREIEKIGSTGRAIAHVEIEIRDDAGKRLPAGQNGEICLRGPKVTQGYWKDPDKTASAFFGDWFRTGDVGYLDDDGFLYLTDRKKDMIISGGENIASSEVERVIYEIPGVREVAVIGLPDDRWGEKPVAIVVLADDAGLDLPHLTEFCRTRLAGFKVPRQLIIRDSLPRNPSGKVLKRVLRAELEATA; via the coding sequence ATGATCAATCTTTCCAGCTTCATCGCATTTCATGCCAGGCGGACTCCGGACCGCTGTGCGCTGAAATATCGCGGCGAAGACGTCTCCTATGCAGATTTCGATCTGCGGATCCGGCAGGTCGGCAGCTGGCTCGCGACACGCGGGATCGCGCCCGGCGACGTCGTCGCGGTCCTGATGAAGAACAGCACGGCGTTTCTCGAACTGGTGTTCGCCACCAGCCATATCGGCGCGGTATTCCTGCCGATCAATTATCGTCTGTCGGCCGATGAGATCGGCTACATCGTCGGCAATTCCGGCGCGCGGCTGCTGGTCGCCGACGAGGAATTTGCCGCGATCGCAGCCGGTGACGCTCCGGTCGTGCTGCTCGGTGAAGTCGCGCAGTCCAGCATCACCAACCTTGCGCCCGACATCGCGCCGGCGCCGATCCATGTGCGCCAGCCGCGCGACCTGATGCGGCTGATGTACACTTCGGGCACGACGGATCGCCCCAAGGGGGTGATGCTCACTTACGAGAACATCTACTGGAAATCCGCCGACCAGACCCTGGTGCTCGGGCTTAGCGCCGATACGCGGCTGCTTGTCGTCGGCCCGCTCTATCATGTCGGCGCGCTCGACCTGCCCGGCATCGCCGTGCTCTGGCACGGCGGCATGCTGTGCATTCATCGCACCTTCGAGCCTGAACCGGCGCTGGCCGCCATCGAACGCGAGAGGCTCAACGCGGCGTGGTTTGCGCCGGTCATGACCACGGCCCTCCTCACCTGCCCCAACCGCGAGCGTTACGATGTCTCCAGCCTGCAATGGGCGATCGGCGGCGGCGAGAAGACGCCGGAAGTCCGCATCCGCGCCTTCTCTGACCATTTCAAGAACGCGCGCTACATCGATGCCTATGGCCTCACTGAGAGCTGCGGCGGCGATACCTTCATGGAGGCGGGCCGCGAGATCGAGAAGATCGGCTCGACCGGCCGCGCCATCGCCCATGTCGAGATCGAGATCCGCGACGACGCCGGCAAGCGCCTGCCCGCTGGCCAGAACGGCGAGATTTGCTTGCGCGGACCGAAGGTCACGCAGGGCTACTGGAAGGATCCCGATAAAACCGCATCCGCCTTCTTCGGCGACTGGTTCCGCACCGGTGACGTCGGCTATCTCGATGACGATGGCTTCCTCTATCTGACCGACCGCAAGAAGGACATGATCATCTCCGGCGGCGAGAACATCGCCTCCTCCGAGGTCGAGCGCGTCATCTATGAAATCCCCGGAGTGCGCGAGGTCGCGGTGATCGGCCTGCCGGACGACCGCTGGGGCGAGAAGCCGGTCGCCATCGTGGTGCTGGCCGATGACGCAGGGCTCGACCTGCCCCACCTCACCGAATTCTGCCGAACACGTCTCGCCGGCTTCAAGGTGCCGCGGCAGTTGATCATCCGCGACAGCCTGCCGCGCAATCCATCCGGCAAGGTGCTCAAACGCGTGCTCCGCGCTGAACTCGAGGCCACCGCATGA